The Equus caballus isolate H_3958 breed thoroughbred chromosome 25, TB-T2T, whole genome shotgun sequence nucleotide sequence TGGAAATGGGCAGTGGAATTATTCATCCCACAGTTCTTACTGAAGcctccctgtgctgggcactgtcccAGGACTCGACGTCCTGGTGAAGAGACAGACAGGCTCTCTGTTCACATAGCAGGGGCTGGAGACCACATGGGGATGATTTCCTGTTTTGGACGATGGGAGGTAGTTCAAGTAACACATTTCCTGAAAATAGACATTCAGCGTTTGTGCCCCCTTCTTTGGGAAGTGTCCCTGCCTCTGGGAATGCGTCAGCCACTCTGGACATTTGCACTGTCACAGTTGTCACCACACTCAGTTGAATTCACTTCCTGTTTGCTGTCACGTCCACCCCCAaagctcctcccccaccccattaCTCCTGCTCCCCACACAAGCCTGGGAACTCTTAGTTGCTTTCAGCATGTGATCTACGGCTGGGCCCCTCTGAAGTCAGTGGGGCAGTAATTGGATGAAAATGTGAGAGGTTGCTGAGAGGCAAGACTATTGATATCCACATGTTGACAAATCTCCATGCAGCCCACACCCACCTTGGCCTGGAATAGCCAGACCTCCAGGTCAGGGACCCAAGTTAGACCTGGGCTTAGAGGCTTTGCCTACATCTGGCTTTTGGGGAAGGACGGCAGGTTTGGTGCAAGGCATTTCCCCATCACCGGATGATGTCACATCAGCCTACAGCTCCTTATAAAGGTCACTGCACCCTTCAGCCACCACTTCCGTTGTCTCCAGGTGCCTCCCAATCTCGGCATGGCGCTGCCCTGGGTTCTCACTGTCCTGAGCCTCCTTCCTCTGCTGGATGCCCAGAGCCTAGGATGTGCCAAATTCAGGGCATTGCCTATCACCGATGCCACCCTAGACCGGGTGAGTGCTGGGCACCATGGGCAgcttcctccctctctgggcttccctcTGCCCTGCTGGCTTGTGGTCAGTCCCCTCTCCTgattctgccttttctctcctgggtCCGGGGGTGAAATTCTGACCAGCCTCCAGTGGCATTCCTCTGCCTCCCAACATAGAAGCCTGATTGCCAGGTCCCCCAGCAGGGGATAATTCTGTACTTAACAAGGAGAGTCCACTGGGTTGGTGGGATGCTTGACCTGCAGTGTGAGCTCCTACATGTCCACTCTTCACCTGGTGCCTCTGTCCTCCTGTTTGCAAACTGGAGAGAGGTGTGCTGGAGTCTTGTCCCTTGGACCATTGAGACCCCGGCTCCCAGCCTCCCTCACCTGCTCCTGGCTTCTCCCCAGCTCTCTGGCAAGTGGTTTTATATCGCGTCGGCCTCCCGCAATGCTGGGTACAAGCACTCAGCGAAGACATATCAGGCAGCCTTCTTTTACTTTGATCCCAGCCACAAGGAGGACACGATACAGCTCAGAGCTTATTCAACCATGTGAGACCCCCAcacacccaccccagccccagcttctGGCTTCTACCCCTCGTTGCCCAGGGACTTTGAACAAGTCCCACCCCCTTCCTGCCCTCGGCCTTCCTATCCATGGAATGGGGAGGGCTGACTCCAGTCACCAGCTGACTCTTGTCCCGGATGACTGCGATGGGTGATGGTCCACTTCTCCTTGACCCACTTATTGTTTTTCTCCCCTTCGGTCTGGCTTCAGTGGGAACCAGTGTGTCTACAAATCAGCCCTCTTGAATGTCCACCGGAAGGAAGGGACCTTATCCATACACGGTGAGACCAGTCCTTGGGCACAGGGCTGCTGTGTGGAATGGGGAGGATGTGGGTGGCCAGCCTACAGGAGGGGATGAGGCTAAAGCCCCGGGGGCCTTGGGCAGAGAGAATATGGGACAGGCCCACTTCTTCTTCTATCCGTGCTGCCAGCCCCTGCGCACTGCAATAATCAGTAACGACAGCCACCAGTTTCGAGTTCTGACTTTGTGCCCAGCACCTCGAAGCATCTGACATGAATTAACCCACTTCACACTCACAGACAACCCTAGGAGGACATTACAGGGAtcagatgaggacacagaaacacagagatgTCAGGTAGTTTCCCGAGGTCACACACTTGCGATGAGAACTCGGATCAAACCCCAGGCTGGCTCcgtcctgtctctctctcactgcTCTCTATCCTCTGGGAGCTCAAGTGGCAGCCTGTGCGTTGGGCAGGAAGTGACTTCACCCGATCCCACCATCACAGAAGAGAGGGTACAGAGTATGAGCACATGATGCTGATGGACTTGAACCCACAGCACGTAGCAGCCTCAGGGCCCCTCCCtaggcctcattttcctcatctgcaaaatggggaggaAGTTGCTGACGGCCACAGTCCGTGTGCAGCTCCTGGGGTTCCACACGAAGAACTGGCGCAGGCAGGGCGTGGCGCACAGTAGGAGCCAGGGACATGGGGCCCAAGTGAGCCCTGGCTTTCTCCCATTGGCTATGTGGCCCGGGGCACACAAGTGTCCTTGCCTGTGAGATGGGAACCATGGTGCCGTCCTCGTGGTCTCACCAGAGGCTTCCTCCTCCAGAAAATGGCAGAGAACAGTTTGCCTACTTGTGGCTCACCAAGGACCCCAGAACCTTCATGTTTGCCTACTTCCTGGACGATAAGCAGAATATGGGGCTGTCCTTCTATGGTAGGTTCTCCTCCAACCCCTGCCTTCCAGGCCTGACCCAGGGAACCCCCGATCCGGGGGCTGAGCCCCCAGAACGCCGG carries:
- the LOC100050100 gene encoding alpha-1-acid glycoprotein 2 translates to MALPWVLTVLSLLPLLDAQSLGCAKFRALPITDATLDRLSGKWFYIASASRNAGYKHSAKTYQAAFFYFDPSHKEDTIQLRAYSTIGNQCVYKSALLNVHRKEGTLSIHENGREQFAYLWLTKDPRTFMFAYFLDDKQNMGLSFYADRPEVTPEQMSEFHEAIGCIDIDKSEIMYTDEKKDQCGPLEKQHEEERKEKQEEA